One genomic segment of Pseudorca crassidens isolate mPseCra1 chromosome X, mPseCra1.hap1, whole genome shotgun sequence includes these proteins:
- the PLAC1 gene encoding placenta-specific protein 1, translating to MKVFNLIGGLVFLTSVFLACSGENPITVLCSIDWFMVTVHPYMLNNDVYVHFHELHLGLGCPANHVQPYAYQFTYRVAECGITAKAVSQDVVLYRTELHYAPKHTSSKYVIPVSCTAPQRSPWFTMPCSREVASEGAITTRDGETCYEVFTSSQSSQRPNRDCPPCVFNEEGQTQGPHHQAEA from the coding sequence ATGAAAGTTTTCAACTTGATAGGAGGGCTAGTCTTCCTCACCTCTGTGTTTTTGGCCTGTTCGGGAGAAAATCCGATAACTGTACTGTGCTCCATAGACTGGTTCATGGTCACCGTACACCCCTACATGTTGAACAATGACGTATATGTGCACTTTCATGAGTTACACTTGGGACTGGGTTGCCCTGCCAACCATGTTCAGCCCTATGCCTACCAGTTCACCTACCGTGTCGCGGAATGTGGCATCACGGCCAAGGCAGTCTCTCAGGACGTGGTTCTCTACAGAACCGAGCTGCACTATGCTCCCAAGCATACGTCGTCTAAGTACGTGATCCCAGTGTCCTGCACTGCCCCCCAACGTTCCCCGTGGTTCACGATGCCCTGCTCCAGGGAAGTAGCCAGCGAGGGAGCCATCACAACCCGGGATGGTGAGACATGCTATGAGGTGTTCACCTCGTCACAGTCCAGCCAAAGGCCCAACCGTGATTGTCCGCCTTGTGTCTTCAACGAGGAAGGGCAGACgcagggcccacatcaccaagcaGAGGCTTAG